One segment of Anguilla anguilla isolate fAngAng1 chromosome 1, fAngAng1.pri, whole genome shotgun sequence DNA contains the following:
- the zgc:154055 gene encoding myotubularin-related protein 9 isoform X1, whose product MEYSEHIKTANVENVVLTRPFHAPIKGTLCVTAHHLLLSGRDGDSSAQLLLLLRNIDAIEKSVENLVGYSGLFSRSSGPGERTSGSSGTITIKCKDLCVLQLDIPGMEECLNIASSIEALSSLERVTEMYPFFHRPHSLSLQGRWGLSSPEEDFARIQPLTDRWRLSQVNGDYSVCPSYPPALIVPRQIDDETLAKAAKFRQGGRFPVLCFYHRKNGKVIMRSSQPLTGANRKRCKEDELLLQAVIEGSELGYVIDTRGAQLAQQARVTGGGFESKSNYISWKRLHRNLERGKVLQESLVKLAEACSDQSHSMDRWLSKLENSKWLSHVNAALATAGLLAECVEREGCSVLVHGSDGTDTTLLLTTLAQLILEPRCRTLPGFLALLEREWVQAGHPFQQRCARSAYSHARLRQEAPTFLLLLDCVWQLGLQFPLAMEFGEPLLLQLARDAYASDFGSFLCNSDRERCDLGVKENTHCLFRFLSSPRERGRLANPLYQPTELAIWPSVQPQSLQLWRGLFFRWTQGAQYLEEAREEIRNLVTQSRGRGCGRSVVPMETEGSVPSSRVVDC is encoded by the exons ATGGAGTACTCGGAGCACATCAAAACCGCTAACGTGGAAAACGTGGTCCTGACGCGGCCCTTCCACGCACCCATTAAAGGGACACTGTGCGTGACGGCCCACCACCTCCTGCTCTCCGGTCGGGACGGGGACAGCTCCGCGCAGCTGTTGCTGCTTCTGAGAAACATCGATGCCATTGAGAAAAG CGTTGAAAACCTGGTGGGATACTCTGGCCTGTTTTCTAGGAGCTCAGGCCCGGGTGAAAG GACCTCCGGATCCTCAGGGACCATCACCATAAAGTGCAAGGACCTGTGCGTGCTCCAGCTGGACATTCCTGGCATGGAGGAGTGCCTGAACATCGCCAGCTCTATAGAG gcgcTGTCCTCTCTGGAGAGGGTCACGGAGATGTATCCCTTCTTCCACAGGCCTCACTCTCTCAGTCTGCAGGGCCGTTGGGGTTTGTCATCTCCAGAGGAGGACTTCGCACGTATCCAGCCTCTG ACTGACAGGTGGAGACTGAGCCAGGTGAACGGGGATTATTCCGTCtgcccctcctacccccccgcCCTCATCGTCCCGCGGCAGATCGACGATGAGACGCTGGCCAAGGCCGCCAAGTTCCGGCAGGGGGGCCGCTTCCCCGTCCTGTGCTTCTACCACAGGAAGAACGGCAAG GTGATTATGCGCAGCAGCCAGCCTCTGACGGGAGCCAATAGGAAGCGCTGCAAGGAGGAcgagctcctcctccaggccgTGATTGAGGGGTCAGAGCTGGGCTACGTCATCGACACGCGTGGCGCACAGCTGGCTCAGCAGGCCCGGGTGACGGGCGGTGGGTTCGAATCCAAATCCAACTACATCTCCTGGAAGAGGCTGCACCGGAACCTGGAGAG GGGGAAGGTGCTGCAGGAGAGCCTGGTTAAGCTGGCAGAGGCCTGCAGTGATCAGTCTCACAGCATGGACCGCTGGCTGAGCAAGCTGGAGAACTCAAAATGGCTGTCCCACGTCAACGCCGCCCTGGCCACCGCGGGCCTGCTGGCCGAGTGTGTGGAGAG GGAGGGCTGCTCGGTTCTGGTCCACGGCTCGGACGGCACAGACACCACGCTGCTGCTCACCACGCTGGCCCAGCTCATCCTGGAGCCTCGCTGTCGCACGCTGCCCGGCTTCCTGGCGCTGCTGGAGAGGGAGTGGGTGCAG GCGGGACACCCGTTCCAGCAGCGCTGCGCCCGCTCGGCGTACTCCCACGCCCGGCTCCGGCAGGAGGCCCCCaccttcctgctgctgctggactgCGTGTGGCAGCTGGGGCTCCAGTTCCCCCTGGCCATGGAGTTCGGGGAGcccctcctgctgcagctggcccGGGACGCCTACGCCTCCGACTTCGGCTCCTTCCTCTGCAACAGCgacagggagag gtgcgATTTGGGGGTGAAGGAGAACACGCACTGCCTGTTCCGCTTCCTCTCCAGccccagagagagaggccggCTGGCCAACCCCCTGTACCAGCCCACGGAGCTGGCCATCTGGCCGTCGGTCCAGCCCCAGTCCCTGCAGCTGTGGAGAG GCCTATTCTTCAGGTGGACGCAGGGTGCCCAGTATCTAGAAGAAGCCAGGGAGGAGATCCGTAACCTGGTAACgcagagcagggggcggggctgtgggcggAGCGTGGTTCCTATGGAGACCGAGGGTTCCGTTCCCTCCTCCAGGGTTGTGGATTGCTGA
- the zgc:154055 gene encoding myotubularin-related protein 9 isoform X2, giving the protein MEYSEHIKTANVENVVLTRPFHAPIKGTLCVTAHHLLLSGRDGDSSAQLLLLLRNIDAIEKRTSGSSGTITIKCKDLCVLQLDIPGMEECLNIASSIEALSSLERVTEMYPFFHRPHSLSLQGRWGLSSPEEDFARIQPLTDRWRLSQVNGDYSVCPSYPPALIVPRQIDDETLAKAAKFRQGGRFPVLCFYHRKNGKVIMRSSQPLTGANRKRCKEDELLLQAVIEGSELGYVIDTRGAQLAQQARVTGGGFESKSNYISWKRLHRNLERGKVLQESLVKLAEACSDQSHSMDRWLSKLENSKWLSHVNAALATAGLLAECVEREGCSVLVHGSDGTDTTLLLTTLAQLILEPRCRTLPGFLALLEREWVQAGHPFQQRCARSAYSHARLRQEAPTFLLLLDCVWQLGLQFPLAMEFGEPLLLQLARDAYASDFGSFLCNSDRERCDLGVKENTHCLFRFLSSPRERGRLANPLYQPTELAIWPSVQPQSLQLWRGLFFRWTQGAQYLEEAREEIRNLVTQSRGRGCGRSVVPMETEGSVPSSRVVDC; this is encoded by the exons ATGGAGTACTCGGAGCACATCAAAACCGCTAACGTGGAAAACGTGGTCCTGACGCGGCCCTTCCACGCACCCATTAAAGGGACACTGTGCGTGACGGCCCACCACCTCCTGCTCTCCGGTCGGGACGGGGACAGCTCCGCGCAGCTGTTGCTGCTTCTGAGAAACATCGATGCCATTGAGAAAAG GACCTCCGGATCCTCAGGGACCATCACCATAAAGTGCAAGGACCTGTGCGTGCTCCAGCTGGACATTCCTGGCATGGAGGAGTGCCTGAACATCGCCAGCTCTATAGAG gcgcTGTCCTCTCTGGAGAGGGTCACGGAGATGTATCCCTTCTTCCACAGGCCTCACTCTCTCAGTCTGCAGGGCCGTTGGGGTTTGTCATCTCCAGAGGAGGACTTCGCACGTATCCAGCCTCTG ACTGACAGGTGGAGACTGAGCCAGGTGAACGGGGATTATTCCGTCtgcccctcctacccccccgcCCTCATCGTCCCGCGGCAGATCGACGATGAGACGCTGGCCAAGGCCGCCAAGTTCCGGCAGGGGGGCCGCTTCCCCGTCCTGTGCTTCTACCACAGGAAGAACGGCAAG GTGATTATGCGCAGCAGCCAGCCTCTGACGGGAGCCAATAGGAAGCGCTGCAAGGAGGAcgagctcctcctccaggccgTGATTGAGGGGTCAGAGCTGGGCTACGTCATCGACACGCGTGGCGCACAGCTGGCTCAGCAGGCCCGGGTGACGGGCGGTGGGTTCGAATCCAAATCCAACTACATCTCCTGGAAGAGGCTGCACCGGAACCTGGAGAG GGGGAAGGTGCTGCAGGAGAGCCTGGTTAAGCTGGCAGAGGCCTGCAGTGATCAGTCTCACAGCATGGACCGCTGGCTGAGCAAGCTGGAGAACTCAAAATGGCTGTCCCACGTCAACGCCGCCCTGGCCACCGCGGGCCTGCTGGCCGAGTGTGTGGAGAG GGAGGGCTGCTCGGTTCTGGTCCACGGCTCGGACGGCACAGACACCACGCTGCTGCTCACCACGCTGGCCCAGCTCATCCTGGAGCCTCGCTGTCGCACGCTGCCCGGCTTCCTGGCGCTGCTGGAGAGGGAGTGGGTGCAG GCGGGACACCCGTTCCAGCAGCGCTGCGCCCGCTCGGCGTACTCCCACGCCCGGCTCCGGCAGGAGGCCCCCaccttcctgctgctgctggactgCGTGTGGCAGCTGGGGCTCCAGTTCCCCCTGGCCATGGAGTTCGGGGAGcccctcctgctgcagctggcccGGGACGCCTACGCCTCCGACTTCGGCTCCTTCCTCTGCAACAGCgacagggagag gtgcgATTTGGGGGTGAAGGAGAACACGCACTGCCTGTTCCGCTTCCTCTCCAGccccagagagagaggccggCTGGCCAACCCCCTGTACCAGCCCACGGAGCTGGCCATCTGGCCGTCGGTCCAGCCCCAGTCCCTGCAGCTGTGGAGAG GCCTATTCTTCAGGTGGACGCAGGGTGCCCAGTATCTAGAAGAAGCCAGGGAGGAGATCCGTAACCTGGTAACgcagagcagggggcggggctgtgggcggAGCGTGGTTCCTATGGAGACCGAGGGTTCCGTTCCCTCCTCCAGGGTTGTGGATTGCTGA